From the genome of Vicia villosa cultivar HV-30 ecotype Madison, WI linkage group LG2, Vvil1.0, whole genome shotgun sequence, one region includes:
- the LOC131648071 gene encoding uncharacterized protein LOC131648071, translating into MSRPVERIAEINDGKELWKIVVRIHHRWKVVSNSKEHFEMIFVDKLGDDIHAVVPAPHVSVFTEKCLLGHTYTVSNFKVVPYVLAFRASGHRYMIKFTAGTSVLDEDKHEIPAKSILFTSFSDIITGRFDKHVLIHVIGMVDSIGYAQTESGAKKQQISMMLRDHSNNMLNCTLWESYADQFIKFNKVRVAASLPTVVLLQYAKVKEEGKYPLSVTNTYNVSLLCVDADFPIMKDFIDRMPEESKVTLSDQLGGNSQYSSQSSENQQLTPVQKLFSKAVVLPIAEIIQLTDVTFCATVATTKLLVASPFGWFYRACHMCQSIARGDNPPFECESGHETMAEVLRYKIEIEVTHGGQSCNFVFWNRECEMLLGLSASQLRNTMIQAGITDPLDFPLALDQLLKLEMAMKVKWHPRWKNCSVVMIIKNDPIIQQLKEKWGTDEEPIPIQTVVPDTLEIKESVDEAKTDANEDCELVTDLEITSEHKPDAVTPGGKRHLPAASSESIDGELSSNKLKKIIKMEKID; encoded by the exons ATGTCAAGGCCTGTTGAGAGAATAGCAGAGATCAATGATGGAAAAGAGCTTTGGAAGATTGTTGTTAGGATTCACCACCGATGGAAAGTTGTCTCCAACAGCAAGGAACATTTTGAAATGATCTTtgttgacaaattg GGAGATGATATTCATGCTGTTGTTCCAGCACCGCATGTGTCGGTTTTCACCGAAAAATGCTTATTAGGCCATACTTATACTGTATCTAATTTTAAGGTGGTGCCTTATGTTCTGGCCTTCAGGGCATCGGGACACAGATATATGATAAAGTTTACTGCTGGAACATCTGTTCTTGATGAAGACAAACATGAGATACCCGCGAAATCGATTTTATTTACAAGTTTTTCAGACATCATAACAGGGAGGTTTGACAAACATGTTCTGATTC ATGTCATTGGAATGGTGGATAGTATTGGTTATGCGCAGACTGAGTCAGGTGCAAAGAAGCAGCAAATTAGCATGATGTTGCGTGATCACAG CAACAACATGTTGAACTGTACTCTGTGGGAATCATACGCGGATCAGTTCATCAAGTTTAACAAAGTTAGGGTTGCTGCATCACTACCTACAGTTGTGTTGCTTCAGTATGCCAAAGTGAAGGAAGAAG GAAAGTATCCTCTGTCTGTGACAAACACCTACAATGTGAGCCTTTTATGTGTTGATGCTGATTTTCCGATCATGAAAGACTTTATTGATAG AATGCCTGAGGAGAGCAAGGTAACCCTGTCTGACCAACTTGGAGGGAATTCCCAATATTCCTCCCAAAGTTCTGAAAATCAACAGCTCACTCCTGTCCAAAAATTGTTCTCTAAGGCTGTTGTTTTGCCTATTGCTGAGATTATTCAACTTACGGAT GTTACATTTTGCGCTACTGTCGCTACAACAAAATTATTAGTAGCATCTCCGTTTGGATGGTTCTATCGTGCCTGCCATATGTGTCAATCTATAGCGCGCGGGGACAACCCCCCCTTTGAGTGTGAATCTGGTCATGAAACCATGGCCGAAGTCCTGAG GTATAAGATTGAAATTGAGGTTACTCACGGGGGCCAAAGCTGCAATTTTGTCTTCTGGAACAGAGAATGTGAAATGCTGTTGGGTTTATCTGCATCGCAACTTCGTAACACTATGATTCAG GCTGGAATTACTGATCCATTGGACTTTCCGTTAGCACTTGATCAGTTGTTGAAGTTGGAAATGGCTATGAAGGTTAAGTGGCATCCACGCTGGAAGAACTGTTCCGTCGTTATGATTATAAAAAATGATCCTATTATCCAGCAACTTAAGGAAAAATGGGGAACAGATGAG GAACCTATTCCAATCCAAACTGTCGTACCTGATACTCTGGAG ATTAAAGAGAGTGTTGATGAAGCTAAAACAGATGCCAATGAGGACTGTGAATTGGTTACA GACCTGGAAATTACATCTGAACACAAGCCGGATGCTGTTACACCTGGTGGTAAGAGACATCTTCCTGCTGCATCAAGTGAATCTATTGATGGGGAACTGTCATCAAACAAGCTGAAGAAGATAATTAAAATGGAGAAGATTGATTag